The following are encoded in a window of Candidatus Desulfarcum epimagneticum genomic DNA:
- the polA gene encoding DNA polymerase I produces MAEKTIYLIDGSAYIHRAYHAVRALSNSSGLPTNAVFGFTRMLMKLIEDRAPEYMGVFFDAKGPTFRHDIYPDYKANRSAMPEDLALQIPYVKEVTRGFRIPAIEKQGFEADDLIGTYARLAQKAGFSVIIATGDKDFMQLVNESVEIWDPMKEKTIDVDEVRKILGADPGQVIDIMGLAGDSADNIPGAPGIGPKTASSLIRTFGSLEGLYDRIHEVTQKKRHENLVKFKDQVFLSRRLAEIDTHMDMDFDPGAFRLSGPDKSALGDLFRRLEFRRLQNEFPQKSDLSGKTYKSVMDPESLARLTGRLSACDLFAMDTETTSKDPMRAEIVGFSFAMEPDEAFYIPCGHDYEGAPAQLSLEDVLKTLKPVLEDPGIKKIGQNIKYDWMVLARRGVEPAGVFFDTMLASYLLNPSRRSHSLDAIALEFLDHKTITYNEAIGKKKGQKGKSCFSEVELETAVPYACEDADITLSAFWTLTPKLSENGLDALMEDVEMPLVPTLKKMEMTGIRVDEKSLKAMSASFQKRLETLEEKIHGLAGEEFNVKSSQQLGHILFEKLELPVLKKTRKKTAYSTDANVLAELSLYHELPGLALRHRALSKLKSTYADSLIGLIHPETGRIHTSFNQTVTVTGRLSSSDPNLQNIPARTEEGREIRAAFIPDRGMTFISADYSQIELRILAHCSEDESLVESFLNGEDIHAQTAREILKAPPSVDSGEIRRRAKAINFGIVYGISAFGLSRQLGIPVKTADAYIQGYFDRRRGVKRYFDRIIAEARKSKKTFTLMNRARFLPDIDSPNARMRKFAERAAMNTPIQGTAADLIKLAMIRMDRELTQRGLKTAMLLSVHDELLFESPLEEEEEVKKLATDVMESIWDLKVPLEVNVRSGKNWSEAH; encoded by the coding sequence ATGGCCGAAAAAACCATTTACCTGATCGACGGAAGCGCCTATATCCACCGGGCCTACCACGCCGTGCGGGCTCTTTCCAATTCCTCCGGCCTTCCCACCAACGCCGTTTTCGGTTTCACCCGGATGCTCATGAAACTCATCGAGGACCGGGCCCCCGAATACATGGGCGTTTTTTTCGACGCCAAAGGCCCCACCTTCCGCCATGACATCTACCCGGACTACAAGGCCAACCGAAGCGCCATGCCCGAAGACCTGGCGCTCCAGATTCCCTATGTCAAAGAGGTGACCCGGGGCTTTCGCATCCCGGCCATCGAGAAACAGGGATTCGAGGCCGACGATCTCATCGGGACCTACGCCCGGCTGGCCCAAAAGGCGGGATTTTCGGTGATCATCGCCACCGGGGACAAGGATTTCATGCAGCTCGTCAACGAGTCCGTGGAAATCTGGGACCCCATGAAGGAAAAAACCATTGATGTGGATGAGGTGAGAAAAATCCTCGGGGCGGACCCGGGGCAGGTCATCGACATCATGGGGCTCGCCGGGGATTCGGCGGACAATATTCCCGGGGCGCCGGGCATCGGCCCCAAAACCGCCTCCTCCCTGATCCGGACCTTCGGCAGCCTGGAGGGGCTGTACGACCGAATCCATGAGGTCACCCAGAAAAAAAGGCATGAAAACCTGGTCAAATTCAAAGACCAGGTTTTTTTGAGCCGGCGTCTGGCCGAAATCGACACCCATATGGACATGGACTTTGACCCGGGGGCGTTCCGGCTCTCCGGGCCCGACAAGTCGGCCCTGGGGGATCTGTTCAGACGCCTGGAGTTCCGTCGGCTTCAAAACGAGTTTCCCCAAAAATCGGACCTGTCCGGCAAAACATACAAAAGCGTCATGGACCCGGAGTCCCTGGCCCGTCTGACCGGGCGTTTAAGCGCCTGCGACCTGTTCGCCATGGACACGGAGACCACCTCCAAAGACCCCATGCGGGCCGAAATCGTGGGGTTTTCCTTTGCCATGGAGCCCGACGAGGCCTTCTATATCCCGTGCGGCCATGATTACGAGGGGGCGCCGGCCCAGCTTTCCCTTGAGGATGTGTTAAAAACGCTCAAACCGGTTCTGGAAGACCCCGGGATCAAAAAAATCGGCCAGAACATCAAGTACGACTGGATGGTTCTGGCCCGGCGGGGCGTGGAGCCGGCCGGGGTCTTTTTCGACACCATGCTGGCCTCCTACCTTCTCAACCCGTCCAGACGATCCCACAGCCTGGACGCCATCGCGCTTGAGTTTCTGGATCACAAAACCATCACCTATAACGAGGCCATCGGCAAGAAAAAAGGCCAAAAGGGCAAAAGCTGTTTTTCCGAAGTGGAGCTGGAAACGGCCGTCCCATACGCCTGCGAGGACGCGGACATCACCCTGTCCGCCTTCTGGACGCTGACGCCGAAGCTTTCGGAAAACGGCCTGGACGCGCTCATGGAAGACGTGGAGATGCCCCTGGTCCCCACGCTGAAAAAAATGGAGATGACCGGAATCCGCGTGGACGAAAAAAGCCTCAAAGCCATGTCCGCCTCCTTTCAAAAACGCCTTGAGACGCTGGAGGAAAAGATACACGGGCTGGCCGGGGAAGAGTTCAACGTCAAATCCTCCCAGCAGCTGGGCCATATTCTGTTTGAAAAGCTGGAGCTTCCGGTCCTGAAAAAAACCCGGAAGAAAACCGCCTATTCCACGGACGCCAATGTGCTGGCCGAGCTTTCCCTCTATCACGAGCTTCCCGGCCTGGCGCTCAGACACCGGGCCCTGTCCAAACTCAAATCCACTTACGCGGACTCGCTCATCGGCCTCATTCATCCCGAAACCGGACGGATTCACACGTCCTTCAACCAGACCGTCACCGTCACCGGACGTTTGAGCAGCTCGGACCCCAACCTCCAGAACATTCCGGCCAGAACCGAGGAGGGCCGGGAAATCCGCGCCGCCTTTATCCCGGACCGCGGCATGACCTTCATATCCGCCGATTATTCCCAGATTGAGCTTCGGATCCTGGCCCACTGTTCTGAAGATGAATCCCTGGTGGAGAGTTTTTTAAACGGCGAGGACATCCACGCCCAGACGGCCCGGGAAATCCTGAAGGCCCCCCCGTCTGTGGACAGCGGCGAAATCCGGCGCCGGGCCAAGGCCATCAACTTCGGAATCGTTTACGGAATCAGCGCCTTCGGGCTGTCCCGGCAGCTGGGAATCCCGGTGAAAACGGCCGATGCCTACATTCAGGGCTATTTTGACCGGCGCCGGGGTGTCAAACGCTACTTCGACCGGATCATCGCCGAGGCCCGAAAATCCAAAAAAACCTTCACCCTGATGAACCGGGCCCGGTTTCTTCCCGATATTGACAGCCCCAACGCCCGCATGCGAAAATTCGCCGAGCGGGCCGCCATGAACACCCCCATCCAGGGAACGGCGGCGGACCTCATCAAGCTCGCCATGATCCGCATGGACCGGGAGCTGACCCAAAGGGGCCTGAAAACCGCCATGCTGCTTTCGGTCCATGACGAGCTTTTGTTTGAAAGCCCCCTGGAGGAGGAGGAAGAGGTGAAAAAACTGGCGACGGACGTCATGGAAAGCATCTGGGATTTGAAAGTTCCCCTGGAGGTGAATGTCCGCTCCGGAAAAAACTGGTCCGAGGCCCATTGA
- a CDS encoding conserved hypothetical protein (Evidence 4 : Unknown function but conserved in other organisms), producing the protein MASVDEQVLRTAKEIAVKFIETGRISPAGFPEAFKNVYNAVKDTVEDAARDRSDDGADGAG; encoded by the coding sequence ATGGCGTCCGTGGATGAGCAGGTTTTAAGAACAGCCAAGGAGATCGCGGTGAAATTCATCGAAACCGGGCGAATCTCCCCGGCGGGTTTCCCCGAAGCGTTTAAAAATGTGTACAACGCCGTGAAAGACACGGTTGAGGACGCGGCCCGGGACCGGAGCGACGACGGCGCGGACGGCGCGGGCTGA
- a CDS encoding conserved hypothetical protein (Evidence 4 : Unknown function but conserved in other organisms): MKLDPHLAGAVLEPFFMKTGWRETMNYAAAVFDDNPFYFDDEKQDGIVAHPMFAAAATWPVAGSLAGRVKSARFPREALAFLVHHEEHILFHRLIRPGDELSISGKIAAILPGRSGARAVVRLDAADAEKRPVFTEHIGGVLRGVECDGPGKGEGALPDFFQASFSPDPAPGKTPWRADIPIPTWAPHLYDGCSGISFPIHTSPKFARGVGLPGVILQGTALLALGVREIVNREANGDPRALRELFGRFTAMVEPGSAIAVQKTGESSPKGAAKGVHFEILNEKGQRAVSGGYAAVSDFA; encoded by the coding sequence ATGAAACTTGACCCCCATCTTGCCGGCGCCGTTCTTGAGCCTTTTTTTATGAAAACCGGGTGGCGGGAAACCATGAACTACGCCGCCGCCGTTTTTGACGACAACCCGTTTTATTTCGATGACGAAAAACAGGACGGGATCGTGGCGCATCCCATGTTCGCGGCCGCCGCCACATGGCCGGTGGCGGGGAGCCTGGCCGGGCGCGTCAAAAGCGCCCGCTTCCCCCGCGAGGCCCTGGCGTTTCTGGTTCACCACGAGGAGCATATCCTTTTTCACCGCCTGATCCGGCCCGGCGACGAGCTGTCCATTTCCGGGAAAATCGCCGCCATTCTTCCCGGACGCTCCGGCGCCCGGGCCGTGGTTCGGCTGGACGCGGCGGACGCCGAAAAACGCCCGGTGTTCACCGAGCATATCGGCGGCGTTCTGCGGGGTGTGGAATGCGACGGCCCGGGAAAAGGCGAAGGGGCGCTTCCCGATTTTTTCCAAGCCTCTTTCAGCCCCGACCCGGCGCCGGGAAAAACCCCCTGGCGCGCCGACATTCCCATCCCGACCTGGGCGCCCCACCTCTATGACGGGTGCTCGGGAATTTCGTTTCCCATCCACACCTCCCCGAAATTCGCCAGGGGCGTGGGCCTTCCGGGCGTCATCCTCCAGGGAACCGCCCTTCTGGCCCTGGGGGTCCGGGAAATCGTCAACCGCGAGGCGAATGGCGATCCCCGGGCCTTGAGGGAGCTGTTCGGCCGCTTCACGGCCATGGTGGAGCCGGGATCGGCCATCGCGGTTCAAAAAACCGGGGAGTCTTCCCCAAAAGGCGCGGCAAAAGGCGTCCATTTTGAAATCCTCAACGAAAAAGGCCAAAGGGCGGTGAGCGGCGGATACGCGGCGGTCTCGGATTTTGCTTGA
- a CDS encoding conserved hypothetical protein (Evidence 4 : Unknown function but conserved in other organisms), which produces MTRAFHGAPFDEATLLKLDIFRGYIRSWLPVFLSKRSYPNVNIFDFFAGPGRDINGQSGYPLVIIDEVSRYFLDESFQKAPQASVTLYFNDSESENIQQLKNNVEDILKDRDPGYNIRFENDDFETAFFKELPFLKRSDTANLVILDQFGLKQINDRIFDKLISCSATDILFFISSSYIKRFITEGSIRKYFPFSEDEIKEISPKDIHRYICREFYRKRIPKSLDYFLSPFSIQKDHSANIYGLIFGSGKLLGLQKFLEVCWNKDQVTGEANYNIDNDSIRTGQLSLFPEDNVIKKQDRFEKDMVRYIKEKKPTNKDLYRFCLENGFLPRHVTEILRELQQSSHLEVKDPVSNDDVRKGAFYISWENYKKPYPRARFSWMEADK; this is translated from the coding sequence ATGACCAGAGCGTTTCATGGCGCCCCATTTGACGAAGCCACTTTGCTCAAACTCGATATTTTTCGAGGCTATATCAGAAGTTGGCTCCCGGTGTTTCTTTCAAAGCGAAGTTATCCAAATGTCAATATTTTTGATTTTTTTGCCGGTCCGGGCCGGGATATTAATGGCCAAAGCGGATATCCCCTGGTCATCATTGACGAAGTAAGCCGGTATTTTCTTGATGAATCTTTTCAAAAAGCGCCGCAGGCATCTGTCACGTTATATTTTAATGACAGCGAATCGGAAAATATACAACAGCTTAAAAACAATGTGGAAGATATTCTCAAAGATCGGGACCCGGGATACAATATCCGCTTTGAAAATGATGACTTTGAAACAGCCTTTTTCAAAGAACTCCCTTTTCTCAAGCGTTCGGACACAGCCAATCTCGTTATCCTGGATCAATTCGGTCTTAAGCAGATCAATGACAGGATATTTGACAAGCTGATTTCATGTTCCGCCACAGATATCCTGTTCTTTATTTCCTCCAGTTATATCAAACGTTTTATCACGGAAGGATCCATCCGGAAGTATTTCCCTTTTTCGGAGGATGAAATCAAAGAGATAAGCCCAAAAGACATACATCGATACATCTGCCGTGAATTTTATCGCAAGCGGATACCGAAGTCATTGGATTATTTCCTGTCTCCCTTTTCCATTCAAAAAGACCATTCGGCCAATATATACGGGTTGATTTTTGGAAGCGGCAAATTGCTGGGACTTCAAAAATTTCTTGAGGTATGCTGGAACAAAGATCAGGTGACCGGCGAGGCGAATTACAACATCGATAATGATTCAATCAGAACCGGCCAGCTTTCATTGTTTCCGGAAGACAATGTCATCAAAAAACAGGATCGATTTGAAAAGGATATGGTTCGGTATATCAAAGAAAAAAAGCCGACCAATAAAGACTTATACCGGTTTTGTCTTGAAAACGGGTTTCTTCCCCGACACGTGACAGAAATTTTGCGGGAACTTCAACAATCCAGTCACTTGGAAGTGAAAGACCCCGTGTCCAATGATGACGTCCGAAAGGGGGCGTTTTATATCAGTTGGGAAAATTATAAAAAACCCTATCCCCGCGCCCGGTTTTCATGGATGGAGGCTGACAAATGA
- a CDS encoding Bacteriophage protein gp37, producing the protein MSRSKIEWTQSTWNPVTGCEKISEGCRNCYAERMAKRLQAMGQEKYLNGFRVTCHPHVLETPLGWKKPRTVFVNSMSDLFHQDVPDDFIFDIFDVMKRAHWHNFQALTKRSERMAELSERLEIPPNVWMGVTVESESCKSRIEDLKRVPASVRFLSMEPLLGGFQKLNLDHIDWIIVGGESGPGCRPMREEWALNIREQCRENGVRFFFKQWGGTNKKKAGRILEGRTWDSMPVPVFA; encoded by the coding sequence ATGAGCCGCAGCAAAATCGAGTGGACCCAGTCCACATGGAACCCCGTGACAGGATGCGAAAAAATAAGCGAAGGCTGTCGCAACTGTTACGCCGAGCGTATGGCAAAACGGCTTCAGGCCATGGGACAGGAGAAATATCTAAACGGATTCCGTGTGACCTGCCATCCCCATGTTTTGGAAACCCCCCTTGGATGGAAAAAGCCGCGAACGGTTTTTGTTAATTCCATGAGCGATCTTTTTCACCAGGATGTCCCCGATGACTTCATTTTTGATATTTTTGATGTGATGAAAAGGGCCCATTGGCACAATTTCCAGGCGTTGACCAAGCGTTCCGAGCGCATGGCCGAGTTAAGCGAACGCCTTGAAATTCCCCCCAATGTCTGGATGGGCGTCACTGTGGAGTCTGAAAGCTGCAAAAGCAGAATTGAGGACCTTAAAAGAGTCCCGGCGTCAGTCCGTTTTTTATCCATGGAGCCCCTTCTCGGCGGATTCCAAAAATTAAATCTCGACCATATTGACTGGATCATAGTCGGCGGCGAGTCAGGCCCCGGCTGCCGTCCCATGCGGGAAGAATGGGCGCTTAATATCAGGGAACAGTGCCGGGAAAACGGCGTGAGATTTTTTTTCAAACAATGGGGAGGGACCAACAAGAAAAAGGCGGGGCGGATTTTGGAAGGGCGGACGTGGGATTCGATGCCTGTTCCGGTTTTTGCATAG
- a CDS encoding conserved hypothetical protein (Evidence 4 : Unknown function but conserved in other organisms): MEETLKNPTRPRAEKNYPASPVGISDFERIVGEGYYYIDKTLLAREIWEAGQIILITRPRRFGKTLNMDMLRCFFEKRSKSRRHLFENLEIGQHPEYMALQGTFPVIWLSFKDIEAGDWESCFKAVKWRVREEYKRHEPELSGALDDYYQKQFRSILDDTGDEVDFESSIQWLSKFLSDVSGKRALVLIDEYDIPIQTAQKNGYYDRAVSFFRNMLARALKDNPCVEKGVLTGVLRIARESLFSGLNNLDVFSILDEKFSDKFGFTDSEVDRTLAYFGLGDRKDTVERWYDGYSMAGTRVYNPWSIINFLEKRKTKPYWINTSDNALVYDLIQRAEPVIQRKWEALLSGRAIRGVIDENIVFSNLHDSVDALWTVLFFSGYLTVESAVDESLHEYRLKLPNLEVKECFKSSVQRWIRSAGGADHLDRLPEALADGDGETFRKSLQNLAETVLSFHDMGGDEPERVWHVFVLGMLVRLEKTHRIRSNRESGLGRYDIMLIPRRPEGPGVVLEFKKLRKNEEPKRALQRAFEQMDEKKYAAELDDFNAGRKIAFAVAARGKRVWVDKREWGGEAVWG; encoded by the coding sequence ATGGAAGAAACGCTTAAAAACCCGACCCGGCCCCGCGCGGAGAAAAATTACCCCGCCAGTCCGGTGGGCATATCCGACTTTGAGCGGATTGTGGGGGAAGGGTATTATTACATCGATAAAACCCTTCTGGCCAGGGAGATATGGGAGGCGGGCCAGATCATTTTGATCACCCGCCCCCGGCGTTTCGGAAAAACATTGAACATGGACATGCTTCGGTGTTTTTTTGAAAAAAGATCCAAAAGCCGGAGACATCTCTTTGAAAACCTGGAAATCGGTCAACACCCTGAATACATGGCCCTCCAGGGAACCTTTCCCGTGATCTGGCTTTCTTTCAAAGACATTGAGGCCGGGGACTGGGAATCATGCTTCAAAGCCGTCAAGTGGCGCGTCCGGGAGGAATACAAAAGGCATGAGCCGGAGTTGTCCGGGGCGCTGGATGATTACTACCAAAAACAGTTCCGGTCCATTCTGGACGACACGGGGGACGAGGTCGATTTCGAGTCCTCCATCCAGTGGCTGAGCAAATTTTTAAGCGACGTCTCGGGAAAAAGAGCGCTGGTTTTGATTGATGAGTATGACATTCCCATCCAGACGGCTCAAAAAAACGGGTACTATGACCGGGCGGTTTCGTTTTTTCGGAATATGCTGGCAAGGGCGCTCAAGGACAATCCGTGCGTGGAGAAGGGGGTTTTGACGGGCGTTTTAAGAATCGCCCGGGAGAGCCTGTTCAGCGGTCTCAACAATTTAGATGTCTTTTCCATTCTGGATGAAAAATTTTCAGACAAATTCGGCTTCACCGATTCGGAGGTGGACCGGACCCTGGCTTATTTCGGCCTTGGGGACCGGAAAGATACCGTGGAGAGATGGTATGACGGCTACAGCATGGCCGGAACCCGGGTTTACAATCCCTGGTCCATCATTAATTTCCTGGAAAAACGCAAAACAAAGCCCTACTGGATCAATACCAGCGACAACGCGCTGGTTTACGATCTGATCCAAAGAGCGGAGCCTGTGATTCAGCGGAAATGGGAGGCCCTTTTGTCCGGCAGGGCGATCAGGGGCGTCATTGATGAGAATATTGTGTTTTCAAATCTGCATGACAGCGTGGACGCCCTGTGGACGGTTCTTTTTTTCAGCGGGTACCTGACCGTTGAAAGCGCCGTGGACGAGTCTCTTCATGAATACCGTTTAAAACTGCCCAATCTGGAAGTGAAAGAGTGTTTCAAATCAAGCGTCCAGAGATGGATCCGAAGCGCCGGGGGCGCCGACCATCTGGACCGGCTTCCGGAGGCTTTGGCGGACGGGGATGGGGAGACATTTCGAAAATCCCTTCAGAATCTGGCGGAAACCGTCCTCAGTTTCCACGACATGGGCGGCGACGAGCCGGAAAGGGTGTGGCATGTGTTTGTCCTGGGGATGCTGGTCCGCCTGGAGAAAACCCACCGTATCCGCTCCAACCGGGAGTCGGGGCTGGGCCGTTATGACATCATGCTCATCCCCAGGCGGCCGGAGGGGCCGGGCGTGGTTCTGGAATTCAAAAAGTTGAGAAAAAATGAAGAGCCGAAGCGGGCCCTTCAAAGAGCGTTTGAGCAGATGGATGAAAAAAAATACGCCGCTGAACTGGATGATTTTAACGCGGGACGAAAAATCGCGTTCGCGGTGGCGGCGAGAGGCAAGAGAGTCTGGGTGGACAAAAGAGAGTGGGGCGGCGAGGCCGTTTGGGGATAA
- a CDS encoding Nitroreductase: MTDLMEIIKKRRSIRKYQDKDLPEEALGRILEAVQWAPSWTNSQCWEVVVVKDPGVKERLKETIVPKNPATKAIVDAPVVLALCGALKKSGYYNNAAATKFGDWFMFDLGLACQNICLTAQDLGLGTVIVGLLDHDRAGAVLNMPDGMELAALIPVGYPAKDSKTPKRRDIDEFTHYDSF, translated from the coding sequence ATGACGGATTTGATGGAGATCATCAAGAAAAGACGAAGCATTCGCAAATACCAGGACAAGGACCTGCCCGAAGAGGCCCTGGGTCGGATTCTTGAGGCGGTTCAGTGGGCCCCCTCGTGGACCAATTCCCAGTGCTGGGAGGTGGTGGTGGTGAAGGACCCGGGCGTCAAGGAGAGACTCAAGGAGACCATCGTCCCGAAGAATCCGGCCACAAAAGCCATTGTGGACGCGCCTGTGGTGCTCGCCCTTTGCGGGGCGCTGAAAAAATCCGGGTATTACAACAATGCGGCGGCCACGAAATTTGGAGACTGGTTCATGTTCGACCTGGGGCTGGCCTGCCAGAACATCTGCCTGACGGCCCAGGACCTGGGGCTGGGCACGGTCATTGTGGGGCTTTTGGATCACGACCGGGCCGGGGCTGTTTTAAACATGCCCGACGGCATGGAGCTGGCGGCGCTCATCCCGGTGGGATACCCGGCCAAGGACTCCAAGACCCCCAAACGCCGGGATATCGACGAATTCACCCATTACGATTCGTTTTAG
- a CDS encoding conserved hypothetical protein (Evidence 4 : Unknown function but conserved in other organisms) produces the protein MKHSKTGARDLPPDLLSCVEFHGHLCPGLIYGYRVAKEARKLLGAARSHDEEIVAEPENASCAVDALQIILGTTPGKGNLIIKDHGKNAYTIFSRPAGKGFRFSRKTGYVYEGERPDEFRTLEKATREKTAGEKELRRQKELKARDLALKPFDHIFSTREVDFSPPPHAELAPSKACARCGEMTMESRMTREEGRGMVCAPCAKTNRNG, from the coding sequence ATGAAACATTCAAAAACAGGGGCCCGGGACCTGCCCCCGGACCTTTTGTCATGCGTGGAATTTCACGGCCACCTGTGCCCCGGCCTGATCTACGGATACCGGGTGGCCAAAGAGGCCCGAAAACTTCTGGGCGCGGCGCGCTCCCATGACGAGGAAATCGTGGCGGAGCCCGAAAACGCATCATGCGCGGTGGACGCGCTGCAAATTATTTTGGGAACCACCCCGGGCAAAGGCAACCTGATCATCAAAGACCACGGGAAAAACGCCTACACCATTTTCAGCCGCCCAGCCGGCAAGGGATTCCGGTTTTCGAGAAAAACCGGCTACGTCTATGAAGGGGAGCGTCCGGACGAATTCAGGACGCTTGAAAAGGCCACGCGGGAAAAAACGGCCGGGGAAAAGGAACTCAGGCGTCAGAAAGAGCTGAAGGCCCGTGACCTGGCCCTCAAGCCTTTTGACCATATCTTCTCCACCCGGGAAGTGGATTTTTCCCCTCCCCCCCACGCCGAGCTGGCTCCTTCGAAAGCCTGCGCCCGGTGCGGGGAAATGACCATGGAAAGCCGCATGACGCGGGAAGAGGGCCGGGGGATGGTGTGCGCGCCGTGCGCTAAAACGAATCGTAATGGGTGA
- a CDS encoding AMP-dependent synthetase and ligase, with amino-acid sequence MGMKDFQNIHAFLKDTVERKGDEDAYRWFVSDSETQSTTWNGFYSQVKDAGKSLMALGVKKDDKVNILSYSCYKWVMCDFALTSIASCAVGIYHSNLAHDCRYIIDHSDSVLVFAEDKTQLDKLFEIRKEIPKVMKVVLFNGDHDDDWVISFDEFLKLGKDVSDEDFMARANSAAPGDTAGIVYTSGTTGVPKGAVLTHDNIVFTAQSALECFSTMEGDETFLFLPLAHVFARICVYAALASGAPTTFARSIDTLIDDIKVAKPHWFASVPRIYEKVYSKVLSGAESKGGLALKIFNWACSVGEQVSDLKLKKEPIPGMLNFKYGLANKLVFSKLQDALGGNVRWCASGAAPLNASIAQFFHAAGILILEGIGMTENTSFTNLNRYDHYRFGWVGQTGPGVEQKIAEDGEILYRGRNVMKEYYKMPEETAETLIDGGWLRTGDLGEIDADGFLRVTGRKKDLIITAGGKNIAPSAIEGVLGTSKYIANACVIGDRRKYLTAVVNVDMENIVEYAETNGIDFNDPLELIEDSRIIEMVENEVADKNREFASFETIKKIAIVPEFTIENGFLTPTLKLKKNVIVEAYNDRIEALYPKD; translated from the coding sequence ATGGGGATGAAGGATTTTCAGAACATACACGCGTTTCTCAAAGACACGGTGGAGCGCAAGGGAGACGAAGACGCGTACCGCTGGTTTGTCAGTGACAGCGAAACCCAATCCACCACGTGGAACGGTTTTTACAGCCAGGTGAAGGACGCGGGAAAAAGCCTGATGGCCCTGGGCGTCAAAAAAGACGACAAGGTCAATATCCTGAGTTATTCCTGTTACAAATGGGTCATGTGCGACTTTGCCCTGACCTCAATCGCCTCCTGCGCGGTGGGCATTTACCATTCCAACCTAGCCCATGACTGCCGGTATATCATCGACCATTCGGACTCGGTGCTGGTGTTCGCCGAAGACAAAACCCAGCTGGATAAACTTTTTGAAATCCGTAAGGAAATCCCCAAGGTCATGAAGGTCGTTTTGTTTAATGGCGATCACGACGACGACTGGGTCATTTCCTTTGATGAGTTTTTAAAGCTCGGAAAAGACGTGTCCGATGAGGACTTTATGGCAAGGGCCAACAGCGCGGCGCCCGGCGACACGGCGGGAATTGTGTACACGTCCGGAACCACCGGGGTGCCCAAGGGCGCGGTTTTGACCCATGACAACATTGTGTTCACGGCCCAGTCGGCCCTTGAATGCTTCTCCACCATGGAAGGCGACGAGACCTTTTTGTTTCTTCCCCTGGCCCATGTCTTCGCCCGGATCTGCGTTTACGCGGCCCTGGCTTCCGGCGCTCCCACCACCTTCGCCCGAAGCATCGACACGCTCATCGACGACATCAAGGTGGCCAAACCCCACTGGTTCGCCAGCGTTCCGAGAATTTATGAAAAAGTCTATTCAAAGGTGCTCAGCGGCGCCGAGTCCAAGGGCGGGCTGGCGTTGAAGATTTTCAACTGGGCGTGTTCGGTGGGAGAGCAGGTGAGCGATCTCAAGCTGAAAAAAGAGCCGATCCCGGGCATGCTCAATTTCAAGTATGGGCTTGCCAACAAGCTGGTTTTCAGCAAGCTCCAGGACGCCCTGGGCGGAAACGTCCGCTGGTGCGCCAGCGGGGCGGCCCCCCTCAATGCGTCCATCGCCCAGTTTTTCCACGCGGCCGGGATTCTGATTCTGGAAGGCATCGGGATGACCGAAAACACCTCCTTCACCAACCTCAACCGGTATGACCATTACCGGTTCGGATGGGTGGGGCAGACCGGGCCCGGCGTCGAGCAGAAAATCGCCGAGGACGGAGAGATCCTTTACCGGGGCCGGAACGTGATGAAGGAGTACTATAAAATGCCCGAGGAGACCGCCGAGACTCTCATCGACGGCGGATGGCTGAGAACCGGCGATCTTGGGGAGATAGACGCCGATGGCTTCCTTCGGGTCACGGGACGGAAAAAGGACCTGATCATCACCGCCGGTGGAAAGAACATCGCGCCGTCTGCCATCGAGGGGGTCCTGGGCACGTCGAAATACATCGCCAACGCCTGCGTGATCGGCGACCGGCGAAAATACTTAACGGCCGTTGTGAATGTGGACATGGAAAATATCGTGGAATACGCCGAGACAAACGGAATCGATTTCAACGATCCCCTGGAGCTGATTGAAGACAGCCGGATCATTGAGATGGTGGAAAATGAGGTGGCGGACAAGAACCGGGAGTTCGCCTCTTTTGAGACCATCAAGAAGATCGCCATTGTCCCGGAGTTCACCATTGAAAACGGCTTTCTGACCCCCACGCTCAAGCTGAAAAAGAATGTCATCGTGGAGGCGTACAATGACCGCATAGAAGCCCTGTACCCCAAAGACTGA